A genomic segment from Sander vitreus isolate 19-12246 chromosome 3, sanVit1, whole genome shotgun sequence encodes:
- the fam118b gene encoding protein FAM118B isoform X2: MASVVAVKTEKRPAADSQDADSNAKKPRKLLPSLKTKQAPELVLVIGTGVSSAVAPQVPALRSWKGLIQALLDAANDFDLLEEEESRRFQKHMQEDKNLVHVAHDLIQKLSPRTGNVRSTFFKDCLYEVFDNLECKMEHAGKHLLRSVLQLMESGALVLTTNFDNLLEIYAAHQGTKLESLDLTDEKKVLEWAQEKRMLSVLHIHGVYTNPSGIVLHPAGYQNVLRNTEVMREIQKLYETKSFVFLGCGRTVDDTTFQALFLEAVKHKSDLEHFMLVRREDVGEFKKLRDNMLDKGIKVISYGDEYADLPEYFERLANEICNRDVSTNGWGSPSRNGEEQQNGFNTQKSLLQAHHS; the protein is encoded by the exons ATGGCCTCCGTTGTTGCAGTGAAAACTGAGAAGCGACCTGCAGCTGATTCTCAGGATGCAGACTCAAATGCAAAAAAGCCCAG GAAACTTCTGCCCAGCCTGAAGACCAAGCAAGCCCCCGAGCTAGTCTTGGTGATTGGCACGGGGGTAAGCTCTGCAGTGGCCCCTCAAGTCCCTGCACTCCGCTCCTGGAAAGGCCTCATCCAGGCCTTGCTTGATGCAGCCAATGACTTTGACCTactagaggaagaggagagtcGGCGTTTCCAGAAGCACATGCAGGAAGATAAGAATTTGGTTCATGTGGCCCATGACCTCATTCAGAAACTTTCCCCG AGAACAGGCAACGTGCGATCAACATTCTTCAAGGACTGTCTATACGAGGTGTTTGACAATTTGGAGTGTAAGATGGAGCATGCAGGGAAACATCTTCTGCGCTCAGTGCTGCAGTTAATGGAGAGTGGTGCGCTGGTCCTCACTACTAACTTTGACAACCTGTTGGAGATCTATGCAGCTCACCAGGGCACCAAGCTGGAGTCTTTGGACCTAACTGATGAGAAGAAG gtgttGGAGTGGGCTCAGGAGAAACGGATGTTAAGTGTTCTGCATATCCATGGTGTTTACACCAACCCCAGTGGTATTGTACTGCACCCTGCAGGCTACCAGAATGTACTGAGGAACACTGAAGTTATG CGGGAGATCCAGAAGCTGTACGAGACCAAATCTTTTGTGTTTCTCGGCTGCGGGCGCACAGTAGACGACACGACTTTCCAGGCTCTGTTCTTGGAGGCAGTCAAACACAAATCGGACCTTGAACACTTCATGCTGGTACGGCGAGAGGACGTGGGTGAGTTCAAGAAGCTGCGTGACAACATGCTGGACAAGGGCATCAAGGTCATCTCCTATGGAGACGAGTATGCCGACCTACCCGAGTACTTTGAGAGGCTGGCCAATGAGATCTGCAACCGTGACGTGTCAACCAATGGCTGGG GGTCTCCTTCACGAAATGGGGAAGAACAGCAGAACGGCTTTAACACACAGAAAAGCCTCCTTCAAG CCCATCATTCTTGA
- the fam118b gene encoding protein FAM118B isoform X1, whose protein sequence is MASVVAVKTEKRPAADSQDADSNAKKPRIWEAPSFEPSSLNLCLPQRKLLPSLKTKQAPELVLVIGTGVSSAVAPQVPALRSWKGLIQALLDAANDFDLLEEEESRRFQKHMQEDKNLVHVAHDLIQKLSPRTGNVRSTFFKDCLYEVFDNLECKMEHAGKHLLRSVLQLMESGALVLTTNFDNLLEIYAAHQGTKLESLDLTDEKKVLEWAQEKRMLSVLHIHGVYTNPSGIVLHPAGYQNVLRNTEVMREIQKLYETKSFVFLGCGRTVDDTTFQALFLEAVKHKSDLEHFMLVRREDVGEFKKLRDNMLDKGIKVISYGDEYADLPEYFERLANEICNRDVSTNGWGSPSRNGEEQQNGFNTQKSLLQAHHS, encoded by the exons ATGGCCTCCGTTGTTGCAGTGAAAACTGAGAAGCGACCTGCAGCTGATTCTCAGGATGCAGACTCAAATGCAAAAAAGCCCAG GATTTGGGAAGCACCATCTTTTGAACCATCATCACTCAATCTCTGCCTGCCTCAAAGGAAACTTCTGCCCAGCCTGAAGACCAAGCAAGCCCCCGAGCTAGTCTTGGTGATTGGCACGGGGGTAAGCTCTGCAGTGGCCCCTCAAGTCCCTGCACTCCGCTCCTGGAAAGGCCTCATCCAGGCCTTGCTTGATGCAGCCAATGACTTTGACCTactagaggaagaggagagtcGGCGTTTCCAGAAGCACATGCAGGAAGATAAGAATTTGGTTCATGTGGCCCATGACCTCATTCAGAAACTTTCCCCG AGAACAGGCAACGTGCGATCAACATTCTTCAAGGACTGTCTATACGAGGTGTTTGACAATTTGGAGTGTAAGATGGAGCATGCAGGGAAACATCTTCTGCGCTCAGTGCTGCAGTTAATGGAGAGTGGTGCGCTGGTCCTCACTACTAACTTTGACAACCTGTTGGAGATCTATGCAGCTCACCAGGGCACCAAGCTGGAGTCTTTGGACCTAACTGATGAGAAGAAG gtgttGGAGTGGGCTCAGGAGAAACGGATGTTAAGTGTTCTGCATATCCATGGTGTTTACACCAACCCCAGTGGTATTGTACTGCACCCTGCAGGCTACCAGAATGTACTGAGGAACACTGAAGTTATG CGGGAGATCCAGAAGCTGTACGAGACCAAATCTTTTGTGTTTCTCGGCTGCGGGCGCACAGTAGACGACACGACTTTCCAGGCTCTGTTCTTGGAGGCAGTCAAACACAAATCGGACCTTGAACACTTCATGCTGGTACGGCGAGAGGACGTGGGTGAGTTCAAGAAGCTGCGTGACAACATGCTGGACAAGGGCATCAAGGTCATCTCCTATGGAGACGAGTATGCCGACCTACCCGAGTACTTTGAGAGGCTGGCCAATGAGATCTGCAACCGTGACGTGTCAACCAATGGCTGGG GGTCTCCTTCACGAAATGGGGAAGAACAGCAGAACGGCTTTAACACACAGAAAAGCCTCCTTCAAG CCCATCATTCTTGA